The Ketobacter alkanivorans genome includes the window CAGCCTGTTAACCTTGCGGCGGCTATCAAAATGTCACCCGTGGCACCCCGGCGGATACGATCCTGTGCCGGATAACGAGTGTTGCGATCATGACGCAACCGAACCTACATCCAAAAGACAGTAAGTGAAGATGGACTGGCAACGAACCCTATTGATTGCAGCCCTGGCAGTGATCTCATATATGATGATCCTGCAATGGCAGAAAGATTACGTAGAAGCACCGCTGGCTCAGCAGGCTGAAACTTATTCACAAAGTTATCCACAAGACGGTGCAGGGGATGTCCCCGTGGCGGCAGTTGATGTTGCCGCCGACGTTCCCATGGATCCAGCTACGGTCAATGATGTACCGCAAGCGGTGACCTTGGAGCCGACGCAGAGCATCATTACGGTGGATACCGATGTTTTGTCGGTGAAGATCAACCCCGTGGGTGGCGATATTGTGTACGTAGGGTTGAAGCAATATCCTGCTTCCCTGAAAACGCCAAACATCCCCATCACGCTATTGGATTCCACCGACAGCTTTACCTATATAGCTCAGAGTGGATTGATTGGTCCTAATGGGCCGGACGGGTCGAAAGATGGCCGCCCGCAGTATTCCAGTGCTCAGACTCACTACACTCTGGATGGCGATACGTTGCAGGTTACGCTGCGCTATCAGCAGGAAAACGGCGCACTGATCAGTAAAACATTCACATTTACGGCGGAAAGTTACGTAGTGGATGTGGCGTTTACAGTGAATAACCGTGGCACTGAAACTTGGCAGGGCCTGATGTATGGTCAGATCAAGCGCGATGGCAGTGCTGATCCGGGGTTAAACACGGCAGTCGGGTTTGGTTTGCCAACCTTCCTGGGTGGCGCGTACTGGGATCAGGAAAAAACCTATAACAAGATCGATTTTGATGACATGGCGGAAGCGCCACTCAACAAAAAGATTCCCGGTGGCTGGTTAGCCATGATTCAGCACTACTTCATGAGTGCCTGGATTCCT containing:
- the yidC gene encoding membrane protein insertase YidC — its product is MDWQRTLLIAALAVISYMMILQWQKDYVEAPLAQQAETYSQSYPQDGAGDVPVAAVDVAADVPMDPATVNDVPQAVTLEPTQSIITVDTDVLSVKINPVGGDIVYVGLKQYPASLKTPNIPITLLDSTDSFTYIAQSGLIGPNGPDGSKDGRPQYSSAQTHYTLDGDTLQVTLRYQQENGALISKTFTFTAESYVVDVAFTVNNRGTETWQGLMYGQIKRDGSADPGLNTAVGFGLPTFLGGAYWDQEKTYNKIDFDDMAEAPLNKKIPGGWLAMIQHYFMSAWIPDQEQTHQYTTRVAKGNNIIGFTTPKVALAPQQSHTFSARFYAGPKIQDTLKALLPGKGMDLAIDFGPLFFISEILFWFLQLFHGWTGNWGFAIIMLTMMVKAVFFYPSALSYRSMAKMRKVAPELTRLREQFGEDRQKLSQEMMNLYKKEKINPLGGCLPILIQMPVFLALYWALLESVELRQAPFLLWINDLSVMDPYFVLPLIMGGSMFIQMTLNPAPPDPMQAKVMKMMPILFTVMFLWFPAGLVLYWVTNNILSIAQQYFITKRIESGASS